A window of the Archocentrus centrarchus isolate MPI-CPG fArcCen1 chromosome 17, fArcCen1, whole genome shotgun sequence genome harbors these coding sequences:
- the ndufv2 gene encoding LOW QUALITY PROTEIN: NADH dehydrogenase [ubiquinone] flavoprotein 2, mitochondrial (The sequence of the model RefSeq protein was modified relative to this genomic sequence to represent the inferred CDS: deleted 1 base in 1 codon), whose protein sequence is MFLSAAVRSAVSQAARQVRSLHQSAVRAGAGGIFVHRDTPDNNPDTPFEFTEENKKRIEAILSMYPEGHKQAATIPVLDVAQRQHGWLPISAMNKVAEVLEIPPMRVYEVATFYTMFLRKPVGKHFIQICTTTPCMLCNSDSILEAIQNKLGIKVGETTPDKMFTLIEVECLGACVNAPMVQINDNYYEDLTPKDIEDIIDELKAGRIPPPGPRLLFFSTGVGRFSCEPAGGLTSLTEPPKGPGFGVRPDL, encoded by the exons GCCAGGCAGGTCAGAAGTCTGCATCAGTCTGCTGTACGTGCTGGAGCTGGTGGTATTTTTGTG CACAGAGATACTCCTGACAACAACCCTGACACTCCTTTTGAGTTCACTGAGGAGAACAAGAAG AGGATTGAGGCGATCCTTTCAATGTACCCAGAAGGACACAAGCAAGCAGCCACCATCCCTGTGTTGGATGTGGCCCAGAGGCAACATGGATGGCTCCCCATTTCTGCCATGAACAAG GTTGCTGAGGTGCTGGAAATCCCTCCAATGAGAGTGTATGAAGTAGCGACGTTCTATACTATGTTCCTGCGCAAGCCTGTGGGAAAACACTTCATTCAGATCTGCACGACAACACCCTGCATGCTCTGCAACTCGGACAGCATCCTGGAGGccatccaaaacaaactgg GTATCAAAGTTGGGGAGACTACGCCAGACAAGATGTTCACC CTAATAGAAGTGGAATGCCTGGGTGCCTGTGTGAATGCTCCAATGGTCCAGATCAACGACAACTATTAT GAGGACCTTACACCTAAGGACATTGAGGATATTATTGATGAGCTTAAGGCAGGCAGAATCCCTCCACCAGGACCCAG ACTTTTGTTCTTTTCTACAGGAGTGGGCCGTTTCTCCTGCGAGCCTGCAGGTGGACTGACTTCACTGACAGAACCTCCTAAAGGGCCAGGATTTGGTGTAAGACCGGACCTGTAG